In Apostichopus japonicus isolate 1M-3 chromosome 3, ASM3797524v1, whole genome shotgun sequence, a single genomic region encodes these proteins:
- the LOC139965279 gene encoding N-acetylgalactosamine-6-sulfatase-like isoform X2 — MGWGDLGVYGHPAKETPNLDRMAAEGTLLPDFYAGNPLCSPSRASFLTGRLPIRNGFYSDNAHARNAYTPQNIVGGIPDCEILLPEILNKAGYRSKIIGKWHLGHQDQFLPLKHGFDEFFGSTNCHFGPYDDKGTPNIPVFQDSEMIGRYYEEFEINLKTGESNMTQMFLQEGLNFILNQASSQRPFFLYWTPDATHDPPYASKDFLGKSQRGLYGDAVMELDDSVGKILALLKDLKIDSNTFVFFMSDNGAATYAKEKGGSNGPFLCGKETTFEGGMREPSIAWWPAHIQPGMISHQIGSIMDIFTTSVELAGLKIPQDRIIDGKSLLPSLVKQEMDLNKTMFYYRGNEMMAVRQGLYKAHYWTWTNSIQEFHQAHVDFCPGENVTGITTHDQTNHTDAPVLFHLGRDPGEKYPISASNDEYKQAMPALKAVVDEHKKNLLAGTPQLDICDKAVEHWAPPGCEKLNKCLPIPKSNPVKCSWPH; from the exons ATGGGATGGGGAGATCTGGGTGTCTATGGGCATCCTGCCAAAGAGACCCCAAATTTAGACAGAATGGCTGCTGAAGGTACTTTGCTTCCAGACTTCTATGCTGGAAATCCACTCTGTTCTCCTT CTAGAGCATCATTCCTGACCGGTCGTCTACCAATCCGAAATGGATTTTACTCGGATAATGCCCATGCCAGGAATGCTTACACACCTCAGAATATTGTCGGAGGAATCCCAGATTGTGAAATTCTTCTGCCAGAAATACTAAATAAAGCAGGATATAGGAGTAAAATCATCGGCAAGTG GCATCTCGGTCACCAAGATCAATTTCTGCCTCTTAAACATGGCTTTGATGAGTTCTTTGGATCTACTAACTGCCATTTCGGACCATACGATGACAAGGGCACTCCAAATATTCCAGTCTTTCAGGATAGCGAAATGATCGGGAGATACTACGAGGAATTTGAAATCAATCTAAAAACGGGAGAATCTAACATGACTCAAATGTTCTTACAG GAAGGTTTAAACTTTATCCTAAACCAAGCATCTTCACAGAGGCCATTTTTCCTGTATTGGACACCAGATGCTACTCACGACCCCCCGTACGCGTCCAAAGATTTCCTAGGTAAAAGTCAGCGCGGCCTTTACGGGGATGCTGTCATGGAACTTGACGATAGTGTCGGCAAGATTCTAGCGCTTCTGAAAGACCTTAAGATTGACAGTAACACCTTTGTCTTTTTCATGTCCGATAACGGAGCTGCTACTTATGCGAAGGAGAAAG GCGGTAGCAATGGGCCTTTCTTGTGTGGAAAGGAAACAACTTTTGAAGGTGGCATGAGGGAGCCCTCTATTGCTTGGTGGCCCGCCCACATTCAACCAGGCATG ATATCTCATCAGATAGGATCCATCATGGATATATTTACTACTTCGGTAGAACTCGCCGGTCTTAAAATACCACAAGATAGAATCATAGATGGCAAAAGTCTACTACCATCTCTTGTCAAACAGGAAATGGATTTAAATAAAACCATGTTTTATTACCGTGGTAATGAGATGATGGCCGTACGCCAGGGACTCTACAAGGCCCATTACTGGACATGGACAAATTCCATTCAAGAATTTCATCAG GCACATGTTGATTTCTGCCCGGGAGAGAACGTGACAGGGATTACAACTCACGACCAAACAAACCATACGGATGCTCCAGTGCTCTTCCATCTAGGGAGAGACCCTGGTGAAAAGTATCCTATATC AGCGTCAAATGATGAATACAAGCAAGCTATGCCAGCACTGAAAGCTGTAGTCGATGAGCATAAGAAGAATTTACTGGCGGGAACACCTCAACTTGACATCTGTGACAAAGCCGTGGAG